In one Penaeus monodon isolate SGIC_2016 chromosome 20, NSTDA_Pmon_1, whole genome shotgun sequence genomic region, the following are encoded:
- the LOC119585898 gene encoding uncharacterized protein LOC119585898 (The sequence of the model RefSeq protein was modified relative to this genomic sequence to represent the inferred CDS: added 222 bases not found in genome assembly), whose amino-acid sequence MPFTAHTVLVFNTQKYQVNSKINADEFQINMDFNGKTGSLVSSWNYQESYADVEIDFQSPFTTLDNMSVSGMYDFRSEKKVTLKMTRNSKEINLSGRLEGQTIVFEGTTPFSGWETLKASFFISSSAVKAFVSRNDRKVEVTGTLHIRKVKGKINLTINTPYAGYETVSVDTNYSLQGQVKTVEFEAKFGSQELSLKGDIKTNNILAPEMTLNIITPFEAIRTLGGEAHWDLRNLVKTAEVKAFRNDRHYHWQLETAADSPLKGYANSKITTPIAGWTTVSLEGNFDFTSMPYRALFTYNKEAVIRTFEVQVSVAENAVSGEITTPISGWEKIAVSGDYSLANNLLTGNVEITKSSDKYHLNGDIAFNTQKPKVNIGIRTPLANAANIELVLDANLVDTEKNFHITFKRNDITYSADFTGQIIYKTGFMKLHTTSPIPGFTSLDVDAKYDFTGDVKTAEANLMKEGNNQHISLTSTVYDNNFHVEVETPFAGFESVKMDGDYTYLNNKHSVSASFEKNSLKYNFNAEISLNTNSVTLMLTTPIVDIKHVVINGNYQAIENGMECSLVVERNQDKFEFDTRGYFTPKKSDLHLSLETPVEGWRKLELDTHYDIISDKKSAEISFQGDSLMKKLYVEGSYNLKYGSFKVMTPIEDFRVLGAEYTLNLDEYNKKLDASVKISQNSNEWAFEAYGQYSDDNIVIKFQTPFEGFDTIAVEGNLNYENRSGRGVILFGSYKFTTSITYANDNMSFELTTPFDAMKTVSLSAQYSWTTSQKSYTLNIIYNDKNFVLSSSLQLSTRASDITFQAGTPFKGFQNTFIEIKYDVDNREELLASRVSVDDHKYSFVVGGFIEDKLAMFKWNLNSPFSGWTDAKFVAKIDLSSENKNIEISLEKEGDLKAIAVSGKFIGSTLDFNLQTPFRGLNNFNVFGSLNRSKRSLEMRMMNDAGQVSLAGNFNSLRFNMKTPFERAEQISWEITKTGEGSYKAEWRRNDNYAILTIEKDTIKQSFDLNIKSEFQGWEILALTGRLDEGTKQAYLSGAINEQKITISGSGSVSNKVKYSMTIETPYENYREVKVQLNYAKRKNTMKLEASSSSSDFHLLWSYSGSGLEAHLIVPNSQQNTEISMNIAPTQGKITITSRFELIKGLPPGIPC is encoded by the coding sequence TTCCGTAGTGAAAAGAAAGTGACCCTTAAGATGACCCGTAACTCAAAGGAAATCAACCTGTCTGGGCGACTTGAAGGACAAACCATTGTTTTCGAAGGCACAACTCCATTCAGTGGATGGGAAACCCTTAAGGCCTCATTCTTCATTTCCAGTTCTGCTGTTAAAGCCTTTGTGTCCAGGAATGACCGTAAGGTTGAGGTTACAGGAACACTGCACATCAGAAAAGTCAAGGGAAAGATTAATCTCACCATTAATACTCCATATGCTGGCTATGAAACCGTTTCTGTTGACACAAACTACAGCTTACAGGGCCAAGTGAAAACAGTGGAGTTTGAAGCCAAATTTGGCTCACAAGAACTCTCCTTAAAGGGAGACATCAAGACAAACAACATTTTAGCTCCTGAGATGACTCTCAATATCATTACTCCATTTGAAGCTATAAGAACTCTTGGTGGAGAAGCTCACTGGGACCTGAGAAACCTTGTCAAGACTGCCGAAGTGAAGGCTTTCCGCAATGATCGCCACTACCACTGGCAGCTAGAGACAGCTGCTGATAGTCCCCTAAAGGGTTATGCCAATTCCAAGATCACAACTCCCATTGCTGGATGGACAACAGTCAGTTTGGAAGGAAACTTTGATTTCACCTCCATGCCTTACAGGGCACTTTTTACTTACAACAAAGAAGCAGTTATCAGAACATTTGAAGTACAAGTCAGTGTAGCAGAAAATGCAGTATCTGGTGAAATTACAACACCAATCTCTGGATGGGAGAAGATTGCTGTGAGTGGCGACTATTCTCTGGCCAACAACCTTCTGACCGGAAATGTGGAGATCACCAAGAGTTCTGACAAATATCATCTCAATGGGGATATTGCTTTTAATACTCAGAAGCCTAAGGTAAATATTGGCATCAGGACACCTCTAGCAAATGCTGCTAATATTGAGCTGGTTCTTGATGCTAATCTAGTCGATACAGAAAAGAATTTCCATATTACCTTCAAAAGGAATGACATTACTTACTCTGCAGATTTCACAGGCCAAATTATCTATAAGACAGGATTCATGAAGCTGCATACAACTTCGCCCATTCCAGGTTTTACATCCCTGGATGTTGATGCCAAATACGACTTTACTGGAGATGTGAAAACTGCTGAAGCCAATCTTATGAAGGAAGGAAATAACCAGCATATCTCACTGACTTCCACAGTCTATGACAACAATTTCCATGTTGAAGTTGAAACACCATTTGCTGGTTTTGAATCTGTGAAGATGGATGGTGATTACACATACCTCAATAATAAACACAGTGTCTCAGCTTCATTTGAGAAGAATAGTCTGAAGTATAACTTCAATGCTGAGATTTCACTCAATACCAACTCTGTTACCCTGATGCTGACAACCCCAATAGTAGACATTAAGCATGTTGTCATTAATGGCAATTACCAAGCCATTGAGAATGGAATGGAATGCTCCCTTGTTGTTGAAAGAAACCAGGATAAGTTTGAGTTTGATACTCGTGGATATTTCACACCCAAGAAATCAGACCTCCACCTCTCACTAGAGACACCTGTTGAGGGCTGGAGGAAGCTAGAGCTGGATACCCATTATGATATTATCTCTGACAAGAAGTCTGCTGAGATCTCTTTCCAAGGAGATTCACTGATGAAAAAGCTGTATGTTGAGGGTAGCTATAATCTGAAATATGGATCTTTTAAGGTTATGACTCCTATTGAGGACTTCAGAGTCCTGGGTGCTGAATATACACTAAACCTTGATGAATACAACAAGAAATTGGATGCTTCTGTTAAGATCAGTCAAAATTCCAATGAATGGGCCTTCGAGGCATATGGACAGTACAGTGATGATAACATTGTTATAAAGTTCCAGACACCATTTGAGGGCTTTGACACTATTGCTGTAGAAGGCAACCTAAATTATGAAAACAGATCTGGAAGAGGTGTCATCCTGTTTGGGTCTTATAAGTTTACCACCAGCATTACTTATGCAAATGACAACATGTCCTTTGAGCTGACGACTCCCTTTGATGCAATGAAGACTGTGTCCCTTTCAGCCCAGTACAGCTGGACCACCAGCCAAAAGAGCTATACTCTAAACATCATTTACAATGACAAGAACTTCGTTCTCTCCAGCTCTCTGCAGCTCTCTACAAGGGCCTCTGACATCACCTTCCAGGCCGGAACTCCTTTCAAGGGTTTCCAGAACACTTTCATTGAAATTAAGTATGATGTTGATAACAGAGAGGAGCTCCTTGCATCCCGTGTCAGTGTAGATGATCACAAATACAGCTTTGTTGTAGGTGGATTTATTGAAGACAAGCTAGCCATGTTCAAGTGGAACCTTAACTCTCCTTTCAGTGGCTGGACTGATGCCAAGTTTGTAGCAAAGATTGATCTTtccagtgaaaataaaaacattgaaatCTCCCTTGAGAAAGAAGGAGACCTTAAAGCTATTGCAGTCTCTGGCAAGTTCATTGGCAGTACATTGGACTTTAATCTGCAAACTCCTTTCAGAGGGCTCAATAATTTCAACGTGTTTGGATCTCTTAACCGGTCCAAGAGGTCTCTTGAAATGAGAATGATGAATGATGCAGGACAAGTATCTTTAGCTGGCAATTTCAATTCCCTCAGATTCAACATGAAGACTCCATTTGAAAGAGCAGAACAGATCTCCTGGGAGATCACCAAGACTGGTGAAGGCTCCTACAAAGCTGAATGGAGGaggaatgataattatgcaatacTTACAATAGAAAAGGACACAATTAAGCAATCCTTTGATTTGAATATAAAGAGTGAATTTCAGGGATGGGAGATCCTGGCTCTTACTGGAAGACTGGACGAAGGGACAAAACAAGCCTACCTCAGTGGAGCCATTAATGAACAGAAGATCACCATCTCTGGATCAGGTTCTGTCAGTAACAAAGTGAAATACAGTATGACAATTGAAACTCCCTATGAAAATTACAGGGAAGTAAAAGTGCAACTTAATTATGCAAAAAGAAAGAACACAATGAAATTGGAagcctcttcatcctcttctgaTTTCCATCTTCTGTGGTCATACTCAGGATCAGGCCTTGAAGCTCACCTTATTGTACCTAATTCACAGCAGAACACTGAAATCTCCATGAACATCGCCCCTACTCAAGGAAAAATAACCATAACATCACGATTTGAACTTATCAAGGGACTACCTCCAGGAATACCATGTTAA